The following are encoded together in the Dyella terrae genome:
- a CDS encoding DUF1428 domain-containing protein: MSYIDGFVIAVPNANREQFIAHARTFDAIFLEFGAIRVVECWGDDVPDGKLTDFRRAVQAKQDESVVFSWVEWPDKAARDAGMAKFMQDPRMEAAADCPFDGKRMIFGGFKPVVSLPD, encoded by the coding sequence ATGTCCTACATCGATGGTTTCGTGATCGCGGTACCCAACGCCAATCGCGAACAGTTCATCGCGCACGCCCGTACTTTCGACGCCATTTTCCTGGAGTTTGGCGCCATCCGGGTGGTGGAGTGCTGGGGCGACGACGTGCCCGACGGCAAGCTCACCGATTTCCGCCGCGCCGTGCAGGCTAAGCAGGATGAATCCGTGGTGTTCTCCTGGGTTGAATGGCCCGACAAGGCCGCTCGCGACGCCGGCATGGCGAAATTTATGCAAGATCCGCGCATGGAAGCCGCCGCTGACTGTCCTTTCGATGGCAAGCGCATGATCTTTGGCGGCTTCAAGCCGGTGGTTAGCCTGCCCGACTAG
- a CDS encoding barstar family protein, translating into MDIVVECAGLASEASFWQAYLDAVKPEGAASFGRNLDAFRDAILGGGPGWPGECAIRLVSFDQLRTIDDGRFCAALERLAAESRRVTIRFE; encoded by the coding sequence ATGGATATCGTTGTTGAATGCGCTGGCCTCGCAAGCGAGGCGTCGTTCTGGCAGGCCTATTTGGACGCTGTCAAGCCCGAGGGTGCTGCAAGCTTTGGCCGCAACTTGGATGCCTTCCGTGACGCCATCCTTGGAGGCGGCCCGGGTTGGCCGGGGGAATGTGCGATCCGACTGGTGAGTTTCGATCAACTGCGAACTATTGATGATGGCCGATTCTGTGCCGCCCTAGAACGATTGGCAGCAGAATCCCGACGTGTGACGATTCGGTTCGAGTGA
- a CDS encoding recombinase family protein, which translates to MQDARNIKVYSYLRFSDARQAAGSSADRQTQYAAAWAMQRQLPLDQSLSLRDEGLSAYHQRHVKQGALGTFLQAVGDGRIHAGSVLVVESLDRLSRAEPLQAQAQLAQIINAGITVVTASDGREYNRERLKANPMDLVYSLLVMIRAHEESDTKSKRVKAAIRRQCEQWLAGTYRGRIRHGQDPQWLRWEDGAWHLIPERVAAVQQAIEWFRAGHGATTIVDRLQAVGLSISHRGSSVSHLYKLFRLPALQGVKTLSIDETAYALTAYYPPILRTEAFDELQVLIRQRGRRKGKGDIPGMITGMRLTTCGYCGSAMVAQNLMRRKRDAQGQVQDTYRRLACSSGTTHRRCPVGGSTSVAPIERALLDFCSDQMNLHALVDPAAVHEPARQKLAIAKARAADVETQLGRLTDALLHDEGAAPAILVRKVRELEDALEPLKREVVQAEHELATVSRKAPVAADAWRAVVTRVKQQEADARLQARQLIADTFARLVVYHRGVEPSDGADTALDLVLVPHGGPSRVLRIDRKTGAWLATEDAIGAQPRSTDNGRLSQ; encoded by the coding sequence ATGCAGGACGCACGAAACATCAAGGTCTATAGCTACTTACGCTTCAGTGATGCCCGGCAGGCAGCCGGCAGCAGCGCCGATCGACAAACCCAATACGCGGCCGCTTGGGCCATGCAGCGCCAACTTCCGCTGGATCAATCGCTCTCCCTCCGGGATGAGGGGCTCAGTGCCTATCACCAGCGCCATGTGAAGCAAGGCGCGTTGGGGACTTTCCTGCAAGCGGTCGGTGACGGGCGGATTCACGCCGGGTCTGTCCTGGTCGTGGAGAGCCTCGATCGCCTTAGTCGCGCCGAGCCCCTCCAGGCCCAGGCGCAGCTGGCCCAAATCATCAACGCAGGGATCACGGTGGTGACTGCCAGTGATGGCCGGGAGTACAACCGAGAGCGCCTCAAGGCCAATCCCATGGATTTGGTCTATAGCCTGCTGGTGATGATCCGCGCGCACGAAGAAAGCGACACCAAGAGCAAACGGGTCAAAGCAGCGATCCGCCGCCAGTGCGAGCAGTGGCTGGCCGGCACCTATCGGGGCCGTATCCGCCACGGGCAGGACCCTCAGTGGCTTCGGTGGGAAGACGGTGCATGGCACCTGATTCCGGAGCGGGTCGCGGCGGTGCAACAGGCCATCGAATGGTTTCGGGCCGGCCACGGCGCCACCACTATTGTCGATCGCCTCCAGGCGGTCGGCTTGTCCATTTCTCACCGTGGCTCGTCGGTATCGCATTTGTACAAGCTCTTTCGCCTGCCCGCCCTCCAGGGCGTCAAAACGCTGTCGATCGATGAGACCGCGTATGCGCTAACGGCGTACTACCCACCGATCCTCCGCACCGAGGCCTTCGACGAACTTCAGGTACTCATCCGCCAACGCGGACGGCGCAAGGGCAAGGGGGATATCCCCGGCATGATCACCGGCATGCGCCTCACCACCTGCGGGTACTGCGGATCAGCGATGGTGGCGCAGAACCTTATGCGTCGGAAGCGGGATGCACAGGGCCAGGTCCAAGACACGTATCGCCGTCTGGCCTGCAGCTCCGGTACCACACACCGTCGGTGTCCGGTCGGCGGCAGCACCAGCGTCGCGCCGATTGAGCGGGCGCTGCTCGACTTCTGTTCGGACCAAATGAATCTGCATGCCCTGGTCGACCCGGCCGCCGTCCATGAGCCGGCTCGGCAAAAGCTGGCTATCGCCAAAGCCCGCGCCGCGGACGTGGAAACACAGTTGGGGCGCTTGACCGACGCTTTGTTGCACGACGAGGGGGCCGCTCCCGCCATCCTCGTGCGTAAGGTGCGCGAATTGGAAGACGCGCTGGAGCCGTTAAAGCGCGAGGTGGTTCAAGCAGAACACGAGCTGGCGACGGTATCCCGGAAAGCGCCAGTCGCCGCGGACGCCTGGCGTGCCGTGGTCACGCGCGTGAAGCAGCAGGAGGCTGACGCCCGTCTTCAGGCACGCCAGCTTATCGCCGATACCTTCGCCCGGCTGGTGGTGTATCACCGCGGGGTCGAGCCGAGCGACGGCGCCGACACGGCGCTCGACTTGGTGCTCGTCCCGCATGGCGGCCCCTCGCGGGTGCTACGCATCGACCGCAAGACCGGGGCATGGCTTGCTACGGAAGACGCGATTGGAGCCCAACCACGCAGCACGGACAATGGTCGGCTATCCCAATAG
- a CDS encoding outer membrane protein assembly factor BamE, with the protein MAHNIEDLIGLDESSADTRSVIQDYSLDEVEEDPPFRRYIGSRSRGLDLLIENDRVLAAQVFVQAVQGFSAFSGDLPFGLKKDMNQGQVHTLLGPPTEFDKFDSKYLFQSSGKRLVVNFNDRSEITYLNIGALQD; encoded by the coding sequence ATGGCACACAACATCGAAGATCTGATTGGATTGGACGAGAGTTCGGCCGATACCCGCAGCGTGATTCAGGACTATTCTTTGGATGAGGTCGAAGAGGACCCGCCTTTTCGTCGATACATTGGCTCAAGGAGCAGGGGGCTGGACCTGTTGATTGAGAATGACCGCGTGCTTGCTGCCCAGGTGTTTGTTCAGGCTGTGCAGGGCTTTTCTGCCTTTTCAGGCGACTTGCCGTTTGGGCTAAAGAAGGACATGAACCAGGGGCAGGTGCACACGCTTCTTGGTCCGCCCACAGAGTTCGATAAGTTTGATAGCAAATATCTCTTCCAGAGCTCCGGAAAGAGATTGGTCGTCAACTTCAATGATCGATCTGAGATCACCTATCTTAATATTGGCGCTTTGCAAGACTAG
- a CDS encoding PhzF family phenazine biosynthesis protein — protein sequence MRTKRFSQIDVFSGEPFMGNPVAVVHGADDFSDEDMAALARWTNLSETCFLLEPTDPRADYRVRFFSSLREMPFAGHPTLGTCHAWLSAGGVPRDTQVMQECAIGLVPVRISDRALAFEAPSLVRSGAVDGALVERILIAFGLQRSEVRHAEWVDNGAGWLALMLNNDARLLALKPDLASLHALPIGLIAPSRGDAAYEVRAFVGGDAMPEDPATGSLNAGIARWLIETGMGPASFTIAQGTALGRKGRIHVQASDGRIWVGGACVTRVDGVLHA from the coding sequence ATGCGAACAAAGCGTTTCAGCCAGATCGACGTCTTTTCTGGCGAACCCTTCATGGGTAATCCAGTTGCCGTGGTACATGGCGCAGATGACTTTTCCGACGAGGACATGGCAGCTCTTGCACGCTGGACCAACCTTAGTGAAACCTGCTTCCTTTTGGAGCCGACCGACCCGCGTGCTGATTATCGCGTCCGATTCTTCTCCTCGCTGCGCGAAATGCCATTCGCCGGGCACCCCACGCTCGGCACGTGTCATGCTTGGTTGTCGGCTGGTGGTGTGCCCCGCGATACGCAAGTGATGCAGGAATGCGCCATCGGGCTCGTTCCTGTACGCATATCAGATCGCGCCTTGGCATTTGAGGCACCTTCACTCGTGCGTTCTGGTGCCGTCGACGGGGCATTGGTAGAGCGCATTCTCATCGCCTTTGGTTTGCAAAGGAGCGAGGTCCGGCACGCTGAGTGGGTTGATAACGGGGCTGGATGGTTGGCGCTTATGTTGAACAATGATGCACGGCTTCTTGCGCTAAAGCCGGACCTCGCTTCGCTGCACGCACTTCCTATTGGCCTAATTGCGCCATCGCGAGGCGATGCGGCTTACGAAGTGCGTGCTTTCGTGGGAGGGGATGCGATGCCGGAGGATCCTGCCACCGGAAGTCTCAACGCAGGGATCGCCCGTTGGCTGATCGAGACTGGCATGGGACCGGCATCGTTCACCATTGCCCAAGGCACTGCCTTGGGGAGAAAAGGGCGCATCCACGTACAAGCATCAGATGGACGGATTTGGGTTGGAGGAGCTTGCGTCACGCGGGTAGATGGCGTTCTGCACGCGTGA
- the tgt gene encoding tRNA guanosine(34) transglycosylase Tgt, with protein sequence MTSMTFELQATDGAARRGRLVFDRGTVETPAFMPVGTYGSVKAMTPRDIREVGAEIILGNTFHLFLRPGLEVVEQFGGLHKFIGWDKPILTDSGGFQVFSLAHKRKITEEGVAFASPVDGSKVFLSPEESMRIQKVLDSDVAMIFDECTPYPATEKVASTSMELSLRWAERSRRAFDDLKNPNALFGIVQGSVYENLRQRSAEGLINIGFDGYAVGGLAVGEPEAERNHALDFTVPLLPADKPRYLMGVGRPEDIVEAVRRGIDMFDCVMPTRNARNGFLFTAEGTLRIRNAKYALDTRVIEEGCDCYACSNGFSRAYLRHLDRCNEILGSQLATMHNLRHYQRLMAGLRDAIAAGKLDDFVAEFYARRAGGVAA encoded by the coding sequence ATGACCTCCATGACTTTCGAACTCCAGGCCACCGACGGCGCGGCCCGTCGCGGCCGTCTCGTCTTTGACCGCGGCACGGTGGAAACACCGGCCTTCATGCCGGTCGGCACCTATGGCTCCGTGAAGGCGATGACGCCGCGGGATATCCGCGAGGTCGGCGCCGAGATCATCCTGGGCAACACCTTCCATCTGTTCCTGCGCCCCGGCCTTGAGGTGGTGGAGCAGTTCGGCGGCCTGCACAAATTCATCGGCTGGGACAAGCCGATCCTGACGGACTCCGGTGGCTTCCAGGTCTTCTCGCTGGCGCACAAGCGCAAGATCACAGAGGAGGGTGTGGCGTTTGCCTCACCGGTAGATGGCTCGAAGGTGTTCCTGTCGCCGGAAGAATCGATGCGCATCCAGAAGGTGCTCGATTCGGACGTCGCGATGATCTTCGACGAGTGCACGCCGTATCCCGCGACGGAAAAAGTGGCGTCCACCTCCATGGAGCTCAGCCTGCGTTGGGCCGAGCGTTCACGCCGCGCCTTCGACGATCTGAAAAATCCCAATGCCTTGTTCGGCATCGTGCAGGGCAGCGTGTACGAGAACCTGCGCCAGCGCTCGGCCGAGGGGTTGATCAACATCGGCTTCGACGGTTATGCGGTGGGCGGGCTTGCCGTGGGCGAGCCCGAGGCGGAACGCAATCACGCGCTGGATTTCACCGTGCCCCTGCTGCCGGCCGACAAGCCGCGCTACCTGATGGGCGTGGGCCGTCCCGAGGACATCGTGGAAGCGGTGCGCCGCGGCATCGATATGTTTGACTGCGTGATGCCGACCCGCAACGCGCGCAACGGGTTCCTGTTCACCGCCGAAGGCACGTTGCGCATCCGCAATGCCAAGTACGCGCTGGACACCCGCGTCATCGAGGAAGGCTGCGATTGCTACGCCTGCAGCAACGGCTTCAGCCGGGCCTACCTGCGCCACCTGGATCGCTGCAATGAAATCCTCGGCAGCCAACTCGCCACCATGCACAACCTGCGTCACTACCAGCGCCTGATGGCTGGTCTGCGTGACGCGATTGCTGCCGGCAAGCTGGACGACTTCGTGGCTGAGTTCTATGCGCGCAGGGCTGGGGGCGTGGCGGCTTGA
- a CDS encoding DUF4386 domain-containing protein — MTLKRTARIAGLWYLGFTLGPFYLLYVPSRTIVRNDAAATAARVLGHETLFRWGMLAETLGAAIFLGLSLALYRLFEGVDRHRARQLVALVLVSSSLGLVTVVFNAAALLVLRGGDPFGAFDDHTRAAIGMLLIRMHGQAIGINQVFWGLWLLPFGSLVVSSRFLPRWLGYWLLLDGVAWVALSVTWFLAPNYQDDLFLYLQPVFLAELAAMLWLLIVGVRERRPLATTNA, encoded by the coding sequence ATGACTCTGAAGAGGACAGCCCGTATCGCGGGTCTATGGTATCTGGGCTTCACCCTAGGGCCGTTCTACCTACTCTATGTCCCGTCGCGGACGATCGTGCGCAATGACGCTGCTGCTACGGCGGCCCGTGTACTCGGCCACGAGACCCTATTCCGCTGGGGCATGCTCGCCGAGACGCTGGGCGCGGCCATTTTCCTCGGACTGAGCTTGGCGCTCTATCGCCTTTTCGAAGGTGTGGACCGCCACCGCGCGCGACAATTGGTTGCTCTGGTCCTCGTTTCGTCCTCGCTTGGCCTGGTGACAGTGGTCTTCAATGCGGCCGCGCTTCTCGTTCTTCGCGGTGGCGACCCCTTTGGGGCCTTCGATGACCACACACGCGCGGCTATCGGGATGCTTTTGATCCGGATGCATGGGCAAGCGATTGGCATCAACCAAGTGTTCTGGGGATTGTGGTTGCTGCCTTTTGGATCGTTGGTCGTGAGCTCACGTTTCTTGCCGCGTTGGCTCGGCTACTGGCTCTTGCTTGACGGTGTTGCATGGGTGGCCTTAAGCGTGACCTGGTTCCTCGCCCCGAATTACCAGGACGATCTCTTCCTCTATCTCCAGCCTGTGTTTCTGGCCGAGCTTGCCGCCATGCTCTGGCTCCTGATCGTGGGTGTGAGGGAACGGCGCCCTCTTGCCACAACGAATGCGTAG